The following are encoded in a window of Thermodesulfobacterium geofontis OPF15 genomic DNA:
- a CDS encoding sensor histidine kinase — protein MKALLPKSLKQKVFLTIIVGIFFIGFLVLGIYETFKSINFLLVNSERISEFVDNILEARRFEKNFLLYKNIEDLEMLLHHVLNCEQELKTYEYEIGKFLGESSCQELKTVLEKYKNMVLLLKTNKCSTEKCFEDIRERGRILTQYAERLNKLKNLKVKESLDNLRKILLIAAIFLLVLGIFYSYYLYISISQPLKKLDNYILEISKGKFYTVPPVSQDREIILLVEAINTMLAEIDKRTNYLIQTEKLATLGTFLFGLTHELNNPLNNIYTTCQVLKEELKGGNFSQEFMEDLLTEMEKEIERIKRFVKGILDYSKPGEKREIELKELVEETKFYLKGAIPHRIEVKLEIPENLKIWVDPQQMKQVFINLFKNSIDAIENEGQIKISAEEKENQIVIYFSDTGKGIPADILPKIFEPFFTTKSGDRGYGIGMFIVYHLIKNHGGTIEVESEVNKGTTFIIKLPKKEMV, from the coding sequence ATGAAAGCCTTACTACCTAAGAGTCTTAAACAGAAAGTTTTTCTTACTATTATTGTTGGTATTTTTTTTATAGGTTTTTTAGTGTTAGGGATTTATGAAACTTTTAAATCTATCAATTTTCTTTTAGTAAATAGTGAAAGAATTTCAGAATTTGTAGATAATATTCTTGAAGCCAGAAGATTTGAAAAAAACTTTTTACTTTATAAAAATATAGAAGATTTAGAAATGCTTTTACATCATGTGTTAAATTGTGAACAAGAACTAAAAACTTATGAATATGAAATTGGAAAGTTTCTGGGAGAGAGTTCTTGTCAAGAACTTAAGACAGTTTTAGAGAAGTATAAAAATATGGTTCTTTTATTAAAAACTAACAAGTGCTCAACAGAAAAATGCTTCGAAGATATCAGAGAAAGAGGAAGGATTTTAACTCAATATGCAGAAAGATTAAACAAATTAAAAAACCTAAAAGTAAAAGAAAGCTTAGATAATCTTAGAAAAATACTTTTAATAGCAGCTATTTTCTTATTGGTTTTAGGTATCTTTTATAGCTATTATTTATATATAAGCATTTCCCAACCATTAAAAAAATTAGATAACTATATACTTGAGATTAGCAAAGGAAAATTTTATACTGTTCCTCCAGTTTCTCAGGATAGAGAAATAATTTTGTTAGTAGAAGCAATAAATACTATGCTTGCAGAAATTGATAAAAGAACAAACTATCTTATTCAAACAGAAAAGTTGGCAACCTTGGGAACTTTCCTTTTTGGTTTAACCCACGAGCTAAATAATCCTCTTAATAATATTTATACTACTTGTCAAGTACTAAAAGAGGAATTAAAAGGAGGGAATTTTTCTCAAGAATTTATGGAAGATTTGCTTACTGAAATGGAAAAAGAAATAGAACGAATTAAAAGATTTGTAAAGGGAATTTTAGATTATTCTAAGCCTGGAGAAAAGAGAGAGATAGAACTAAAAGAATTGGTGGAAGAAACAAAATTTTATTTAAAAGGTGCTATACCTCACCGAATAGAAGTTAAACTTGAAATACCAGAAAATTTAAAAATTTGGGTTGATCCTCAACAGATGAAACAAGTTTTTATTAACCTTTTTAAAAATTCAATTGATGCTATAGAAAATGAGGGTCAAATAAAAATTTCAGCTGAAGAAAAGGAAAATCAAATAGTTATATATTTTTCAGACACTGGTAAAGGGATTCCAGCTGATATACTACCTAAAATTTTTGAACCATTCTTTACTACTAAAAGCGGTGACAGAGGTTATGGGATAGGAATGTTTATTGTTTATCATCTTATTAAAAATCATGGAGGCACTATAGAGGTAGAAAGTGAAGTAAATAAAGGTACTACCTTCATTATAAAGCTCCCCAAAAAGGAAATGGTTTAA
- a CDS encoding sulfite exporter TauE/SafE family protein yields the protein MHEVLNQASQFIDLQLWHIIYLVFVGFVGGLVSGFIGSGGAFVLTPSMMSMGVPGIVAVASNMCHKFPKALVGAIKRAKFGHVDVKLGIIMGLSAEAGVLVGATVQQYIKQTLGDAGSSLYVSTAFIIVLATVGSYVLKDAFKSMALEKLNQGNINADDEEKPTKIALILRKIHIPGTMIYFKSIGERISFLITIPLGFATGFLAATIAVGGFIGVPSMIYLLGVPSLIASGTELVIAFCMGAIGTFKYAWHGFVDIRLAMLILLGSLFGVQLGAIGTTYVKGYMIKLVMGVIMLIILVSRAVAMPVYLSQLGWIPTLSPQMVTIFKNISFAINLLGLFTGAFIIFKALITGIYEEKRLRAAEALALKEERLKG from the coding sequence ATGCACGAAGTATTAAATCAAGCAAGCCAATTTATTGATCTTCAATTATGGCACATTATTTACCTTGTATTTGTAGGTTTTGTAGGTGGCTTAGTAAGTGGTTTTATAGGAAGTGGTGGAGCTTTTGTGCTTACTCCATCAATGATGAGTATGGGTGTTCCCGGAATTGTAGCGGTAGCTTCTAATATGTGTCACAAATTTCCTAAAGCTTTGGTTGGTGCTATAAAAAGGGCTAAATTTGGACATGTAGATGTAAAGTTAGGTATTATTATGGGTCTTTCAGCAGAGGCAGGGGTTTTAGTAGGAGCTACGGTTCAGCAGTATATTAAACAAACCTTAGGTGATGCTGGTTCCAGTTTATATGTAAGTACAGCCTTTATTATTGTCCTTGCTACAGTTGGATCTTATGTATTAAAAGATGCTTTTAAATCTATGGCTTTGGAAAAGTTAAACCAGGGCAATATAAATGCAGATGATGAAGAAAAACCCACTAAAATTGCCTTAATTTTACGCAAAATTCATATTCCAGGCACAATGATTTATTTTAAAAGTATTGGTGAGAGAATTTCATTCTTAATTACTATTCCTCTTGGTTTTGCTACAGGTTTTCTTGCTGCAACTATTGCTGTAGGTGGTTTTATAGGAGTTCCTTCTATGATTTATCTTTTAGGTGTCCCCAGTCTTATTGCTTCAGGCACTGAATTAGTTATTGCTTTTTGTATGGGTGCTATAGGAACTTTTAAATATGCCTGGCATGGATTTGTGGATATAAGATTAGCTATGTTAATACTTCTTGGATCTTTATTTGGAGTCCAATTAGGAGCTATAGGTACTACTTATGTTAAAGGTTACATGATAAAATTGGTAATGGGTGTGATTATGTTAATTATTTTAGTAAGCCGTGCTGTGGCTATGCCAGTTTATCTTTCTCAGTTAGGATGGATTCCAACACTTTCTCCTCAAATGGTAACAATTTTTAAAAATATAAGTTTTGCTATTAATCTATTAGGCTTATTTACCGGCGCTTTCATTATCTTTAAGGCTTTAATTACAGGAATTTATGAAGAAAAACGCTTAAGAGCTGCCGAAGCTTTAGCTTTGAAAGAAGAAAGGTTAAAGGGATAA